In Acidovorax sp. GBBC 1281, a single window of DNA contains:
- the ftsZ gene encoding cell division protein FtsZ: MTIEMIEAEEFNQGTQIKVIGVGGGGGNAVAHMIARNVQGVEFVCANTDAQALTRSPAHRTIQLGGSGLGAGSKPDKGRDAAEAAVEDIRSAITGAHMLFITAGMGGGTGTGAAPVIARVAKEMGILTVGVVTKPFDWEGGRRMANADNGLAELEANVDSLIVVLNEKLLEVLGDDITQDEAFAHANDVLKNAVGGIAEIINEYGHVNVDFEDVRTVMGEPGKAMMGTATAAGPDRARIAAEQAVACPLLEGIDLSGAKGVLVLVTAAKGSLKLSESRLAMSTINAYASPDAHVIYGAAYDDSLGEEIRVTVVATGLSRQNARRQPISVVQGGLRTGTDNVAYQMPMSGATLGAGLVGGGTAQADYGNMSVPSVWRTNRTQAAARVDALSSGGMDDLEIPAFLRKQAD; this comes from the coding sequence ATGACCATCGAAATGATCGAAGCCGAAGAATTCAATCAGGGCACCCAGATCAAGGTGATCGGTGTCGGCGGCGGCGGCGGCAATGCCGTCGCCCACATGATCGCGCGCAATGTGCAGGGCGTGGAGTTCGTCTGCGCCAACACCGACGCGCAGGCCCTCACGCGCAGCCCCGCGCACCGCACCATCCAGCTGGGCGGCAGCGGCCTGGGCGCGGGCAGCAAGCCCGACAAGGGCCGCGACGCCGCCGAAGCGGCCGTGGAAGACATCCGCAGCGCCATCACCGGCGCGCACATGCTGTTCATCACCGCCGGCATGGGCGGCGGCACGGGCACCGGCGCGGCCCCCGTGATCGCGCGCGTGGCCAAGGAGATGGGCATCCTCACCGTGGGCGTGGTCACCAAGCCCTTCGACTGGGAAGGCGGCCGCCGCATGGCCAATGCCGACAACGGCCTGGCCGAGCTGGAAGCCAACGTCGATTCGCTGATCGTCGTGCTCAACGAGAAGCTGCTGGAAGTGCTGGGCGACGACATCACCCAGGACGAGGCCTTCGCGCACGCCAACGACGTGCTCAAGAACGCCGTGGGCGGCATCGCCGAAATCATCAACGAATACGGCCACGTCAACGTCGACTTCGAAGACGTGCGCACCGTGATGGGCGAGCCCGGCAAGGCCATGATGGGCACGGCCACGGCGGCCGGCCCCGACCGCGCCCGCATCGCCGCCGAGCAGGCCGTGGCCTGCCCGCTGCTGGAAGGCATCGACCTGTCGGGCGCCAAGGGCGTGCTGGTGCTGGTGACGGCCGCCAAGGGCAGCCTGAAGCTGTCCGAGTCGCGCCTGGCCATGAGCACCATCAATGCCTACGCCTCGCCGGACGCGCACGTGATCTACGGCGCCGCCTACGACGACAGCCTGGGCGAAGAGATCCGCGTCACCGTGGTGGCCACCGGCCTGTCGCGCCAGAACGCACGCCGCCAGCCCATCTCGGTGGTGCAGGGCGGCCTGCGCACCGGCACGGACAACGTGGCCTACCAGATGCCCATGTCCGGCGCGACGCTGGGCGCGGGCCTGGTCGGTGGCGGCACCGCCCAGGCGGACTACGGCAACATGTCGGTGCCCAGCGTGTGGCGCACCAACCGCACGCAGGCGGCCGCCCGCGTGGACGCGCTGTCCTCGGGCGGCATGGACGACCTGGAAATCCCCGCGTTCCTGCGCAAGCAGGCCGACTGA
- the ftsA gene encoding cell division protein FtsA: MAREYKDVVVGLDIGTAKVMAVVAEVLPNGELKLAGLGVAPSNGLKRGVVVNIDATVQSIQQALKEAELMADCKIQRVYTGITGSHIRGLNSSGMVAVKDKEVTQADVARVVETAKAINISSDQRLLLVEPQEFVIDGQDVKEPIGMSGIRLEAKIHIVTGAQSAAENIIKCVRRCGLEVEQLMLNPLASSQAVLTDDERELGVAVVDIGAGTTDVAIFTGGAIRHTAVIPIAGDLITSDIAMALRTPTKDAEDIKVESGYAKQLLADPEAQVEVPGLGDRSPRMLSKQALAGVIEPRVEEIFSLVQQVIRESGYEEVLSSGIVLTGGSAIMPGMVELGEDIFLKPVRRGIPKYSSALADMIAQPRAATVMGLLEEARLARLRGFKVAQKSGSVKTAFGRFKDFIVGNF, translated from the coding sequence ATGGCAAGAGAATACAAAGACGTGGTCGTGGGGCTGGACATCGGCACCGCCAAGGTGATGGCGGTGGTGGCCGAGGTGCTGCCCAATGGCGAACTCAAGCTGGCCGGGCTGGGCGTGGCGCCCAGCAACGGCCTGAAGCGCGGCGTGGTGGTGAACATCGACGCCACCGTGCAGAGCATCCAGCAGGCGTTGAAAGAGGCCGAGCTGATGGCCGACTGCAAGATCCAGCGCGTGTACACCGGCATCACCGGCAGCCACATCCGCGGGCTCAATTCGAGCGGCATGGTGGCGGTCAAGGACAAGGAAGTCACCCAGGCCGACGTGGCGCGCGTGGTGGAGACGGCCAAGGCCATCAACATCTCCAGCGACCAGCGCCTGCTGCTGGTGGAGCCGCAGGAATTCGTGATCGACGGGCAGGATGTGAAGGAGCCCATCGGCATGAGCGGCATCCGCCTGGAGGCCAAGATCCACATCGTGACCGGCGCGCAGAGCGCGGCCGAGAACATCATCAAGTGCGTGCGCCGCTGCGGGCTCGAGGTGGAGCAGCTCATGCTGAACCCGCTCGCCTCCAGCCAGGCCGTGCTGACCGACGACGAGCGCGAGCTGGGCGTGGCGGTGGTGGACATCGGTGCGGGCACGACCGACGTGGCGATCTTTACCGGCGGCGCGATCCGCCACACTGCCGTGATCCCGATCGCGGGCGACCTCATCACCAGCGACATCGCCATGGCGCTGCGCACGCCCACCAAGGACGCCGAGGACATCAAGGTCGAAAGCGGCTATGCCAAGCAGCTGCTGGCCGATCCCGAGGCGCAGGTGGAGGTGCCGGGCCTGGGCGACCGCAGCCCGCGCATGCTCAGCAAGCAGGCGCTGGCCGGCGTGATCGAGCCGCGCGTGGAAGAGATCTTCTCGCTCGTGCAGCAGGTCATCCGCGAGTCGGGCTACGAAGAGGTGCTGTCCTCGGGCATCGTGCTCACGGGCGGCAGCGCCATCATGCCGGGCATGGTCGAGCTGGGCGAGGACATCTTTCTGAAGCCCGTGCGACGGGGCATTCCCAAGTATTCGAGCGCGCTGGCCGACATGATCGCCCAGCCGCGCGCCGCCACCGTCATGGGCCTGCTGGAAGAGGCGCGCCTTGCGCGCCTGCGCGGCTTCAAGGTGGCGCAAAAGAGCGGCTCGGTGAAGACCGCGTTCGGCCGCTTCAAAGATTTCATCGTGGGGAACTTCTGA
- the lpxC gene encoding UDP-3-O-acyl-N-acetylglucosamine deacetylase — protein sequence MLQQRTIKTLTRAVGVGLHSGQRVELTLRPAQPDTGIVFRRVDLPEPVDIPITAMAVVDTRMASTIGVGGAKVHTVEHLMSACAGLGLDNLYIDITAEEVPILDGSSASFVFLLQSAGVELQKAPKRFIRVTRPVEVREGTGPSTKWARLDPYHGYKLRFEIDFAHPAVDSTGQSVEFDLGSGNYTRDIARARTFGFTKDVEMMRASGLALGGGLDNAIVMDDYKVLNSDGLRYDDEFVKHKILDAIGDLYLVGKPLLAAYSAFRSGHAMNNLLLRELLAQEDAWEIATFDNERQAPAGFAQPVAAW from the coding sequence ATGCTCCAGCAACGCACGATCAAGACCCTGACCCGCGCCGTCGGCGTGGGCCTGCACAGCGGCCAGCGCGTCGAATTGACGCTGCGTCCCGCCCAGCCCGACACGGGCATCGTGTTCCGCCGGGTGGACCTGCCCGAGCCGGTGGACATTCCCATCACCGCCATGGCCGTGGTGGACACGCGCATGGCCTCCACCATCGGCGTGGGCGGCGCGAAGGTGCACACGGTCGAGCACCTGATGTCGGCCTGCGCGGGCCTGGGGCTGGACAACCTGTACATCGACATCACCGCCGAAGAGGTGCCCATCCTCGACGGATCCTCCGCCTCGTTCGTGTTCCTGCTGCAGAGCGCCGGCGTGGAGCTGCAGAAGGCGCCCAAGCGCTTCATCCGCGTGACGCGCCCGGTCGAGGTGCGCGAGGGCACGGGCCCGAGCACGAAGTGGGCACGGCTCGACCCGTACCACGGCTACAAGCTGCGCTTCGAGATCGACTTCGCCCACCCGGCGGTCGATTCCACCGGACAGAGCGTGGAGTTCGACCTCGGCTCCGGCAACTACACCCGAGACATCGCGCGGGCGCGCACGTTCGGCTTCACCAAGGACGTCGAGATGATGCGCGCCAGCGGCCTGGCGCTGGGCGGCGGGCTGGACAACGCCATCGTCATGGACGACTACAAGGTGCTCAACAGCGACGGCCTGCGCTACGACGACGAGTTCGTGAAGCACAAGATCCTCGATGCCATCGGCGACCTGTACCTCGTCGGCAAGCCGCTGCTGGCGGCCTACAGCGCGTTCCGCTCAGGCCACGCGATGAACAACCTGCTGCTGCGCGAACTGCTCGCGCAAGAGGACGCCTGGGAAATCGCCACGTTCGACAACGAGCGCCAGGCGCCCGCCGGCTTCGCGCAGCCGGTGGCCGCGTGGTAG